The following proteins are co-located in the Colletotrichum lupini chromosome 4, complete sequence genome:
- a CDS encoding multidrug resistance protein CDR1, with protein MTSTTIYDSDRTVQADDSLQDFDRPQKALTVTFKDLSVEVHGLGEDYGSTCLSVLADLFPFAKSQTSRRHILHNVMGQVQPGELLLVLGRPGSGCTSLLKVISNQRNEFHHVSGDIRYGNLGHRGAQQFRNHVVMNTEDDLHFPTLEVKKTIDFATSNKIPGSLPESSTSSKDYLSQKTDAILESLSISHTKSTMVGDEVIRGVSGGERKRVSIAEVMATQAPVQCWDNSTRGLDASNALDFARVLRTMADEEHKSIVATLYQAGNGIYDLFDKVIVLAEGREIYYGPTTEAKQYFEDMGFECTQGANISDFLTSVSVPTERQIRPGYEDKIPTSPADFEDAYKTSPLFDRMVQQMNVASEKSLSDEVESILRLRDAEKNRSLPSLSRQGSPYQVSFASQIANCIRRQFQIIWGDRWSNALQIASALIMALVTGSLFYNLPSDSTSIFTRPGALFFPIQLFAMNKMSETTASFMGRRIISRHKRLAFHRPAAYALANAATDVPLVILAYSLFQLIYYFIVGFQREAGHFFANWFMLILCTLCFASLFRMIGAWCRHFGYLIPVPSMPVWFRWISWLNPATYTFEAIMAKEMGDLTLDCIQPQLIPFGSAYDNSQYRSCTVRGSTSGSTIINGETYMNAQYSVYKAHIWRNAGILIGFWIFLALMTAVGFEINLHSDSGSKVLFDRRSKKKEAATKVDTEKADESAASHDVSYMSLSKTVFTFKDISYFVRHEGKDLQLLRGVSGYVKPGQLVALMGSSGAGKTTLMDVLAQRKDSGTIEGSIMVNGKPQGISFQRTTGYCEQNDVHEPTATVWESLLFSARLRQSHKIPDEEKQDYVRGIMELLELTPLQHAIVGTPGGGLSIEQRKRLTLATELVAKPSLLFLDEPTSGLDGQSAYEICRFMRRLAASGQTIICTIHQPSATLFDAFDVLLLLARGGRTTYFGPTGRKSATVIDYFARNGAACPPHANPAEHIVDVVQGRFGTEIDWPQTWLDSPERQAAITELDALNLNVEEKKDSEPSTTAEAVDEDQLAGFATPVAYQVYLVTSRQLVALWRNPDYVWNKIGLHITNGLFGGFTYWMLGDGTFDLQLRLMAVFNFVFVAPGCINQLQPLFIRNRDVFETREKKSKTYHWFAFVAAQLLSETPVLIVCGTLAFVTWYFTVGFPTEARISGQVYLQMILYEFLYTSLGQAIAAYSPNAYFAALANPIIIGAGLINFCGVVVPYSQITAFWRYWLYWLDPFTYLIQGMLEPVVWDVKVHCKPNELTHIPLPGNSTCGEYLADFLSSEPGYVADPGNSTMCAYCPYSTGADYMRTMNINDSSYGWRGVGITALFCVSSYALVFLMMKLRTKTTKTAS; from the exons ATGACTTCAACAACAATCTACGACAGTGATCGGACTGTCCAGGCCGACGACAGTCTTCAAGACTTTGATCGGCCTCAGAAAGCGTTGACTGTCACTTTCAAGGATTTGAGCGTCGAGGTCCATGGACTTGGAGAAGACTATGGTTCAACGTGTTTGTCCGTTCTGGCCGACTTATTTCCATTCGCCAAAAGTCAAACATCTCGAAGG CATATACTTCACAATGTGATGGGTCAGGTACAGCCGGGGGAACTG CTATTAGTTCTCGGGCGACCGGGATCAGGCTGCACTTCTCTACTCAAAGTAATATCTAATCAACGAAACGAGTTCCATCATGTCAGCGGTGACATAAGATACGGCAATCTCGGCCATAGGGGAGCACAGCAGTTTCGCAACCATGTGGTAATGAATACCGAAG ATGACTTACACTTCCCGACCTTGGAGGTGAAAAAGACCATCGACTTTGCGACGTCAAACAAGATACCTGGCTCATTGCCAGAGTCATCCACTAGTTCCAAGGATTATCTGTCACAGAAGACCGACGCCATTCTGGAATCCTTGTCAATCAGTCATACGAAGAGCACAATGGTCGGGGATGAAGTCATTCGTGGGGTGTCCGGCGGAGAAAGAAAGCGAGTGTCAATCGCTGAGGTCATGGCTACTCAG GCTCCTGTTCAATGCTGGGACAACTCAACTCGAGGCCTAGACGCCAGCAATGCGTTGGACTTTGCACGTGTCTTACGCACGATGGCCGACGAAGAGCACAAATCCATTGTTGCAACTCTCTATCAAGCTGGAAACGGCATCTACGATCTCTTCGACAAAGTAATTGTGCTTGCTGAAGGAAGAGAGATCTACTACGGCCCCACAACCGAGGCTAAGCAATACTTCGAGGACATGGGCTTTGAGTGCACGCAGGGAGCAAATATCTCTGATTTCCTCACGTCAGTTTCGGTTCCTACGGAGCGACAAATACGCCCTGGATACGAAGATAAGATCCCGACAAGTCCGGCAGATTTTGAAGATGCGTATAAGACGAGCCCTCTTTTCGACAGGATGGTACAGCAGATGAACGTGGCGTCAGAAAAGTCTCTGTCGGATGAAGTGGAGAGTATCCTGAGACTTCGAGATGCAGAAAAGAACCGCTCATTGCCGTCTCTATCTCGTCAAGGTAGCCCCTATCAGGTGTCATTCGCGAGCCAGATTGCAAACTGCATTAGAAG ACAGTTTCAAATCATCTGGGGAGACCGTTGGTCGAACGCATTGCAGATTGCTTCTGCCCTCATCATGGCGCTGGTCACAGGGAGTCTTTTTTACAACCTCCCATCTGACAGCACCTCCATCTTCACCCGACCAGGCGCTCTGTTCTTCCCAATTCAACTCTTCGCCATGAACAAGATGTCCGAGACCACGGCCTCCTTCATGGGACGTCGAATCATCTCGAGGCATAAGCGACTTGCTTTCCATCGGCCCGCGGCGTACGCCCTAGCTAATGCGGCAACCGATGTCCCGCTTGTCATTTTGGCATACTCCTTGTTTCAGTTGATCTACTACTTCATCGTGGGTTTCCAACGTGAGGCGGGTCACTTCTTCGCCAACTGGTTCATGCTCATTCTATGCACACTATGCTTCGCTTCTCTGTTTCGCATGATTGGAGCTTGGTGCAGGCATTTTG GATATCTCATTCCCGTACCGAGTATGCCTGTCTGGTTCCGTTGGATTTCATGGCTGAACCCCGCAACATATACCTTCGAAGCAATCATGGCTAAGGAGATGGGGGATCTCACTCTGGATTGCATTCAACCTCAGCTTATCCCCTTCGGATCTGCCTATGATAATAGCCAGTATCGCAGTTGCACAGTCAGGGGATCAACATCGGGATCGACAATCATCAACGGCGAAACCTACATGAATGCTCAATATTCAGTCTACAAGGCACACATCTGGCGTAACGCAGGGATTCTCATCGGATTCTGGATTTTCCTGGCACTGATGACCGCAGTCGGCTTCGAGATCAATCTGCATTCCGATTCTGGCTCGAAAGTGTTGTTCGACCGACGAAGCAAAAAGAAGGAGGCAGCCACAAAGGTAGACACAGAAAAGGCCGATGAATCGGCTGCTTCCCATGATGTGTCTTACATGTCTCTTAGCAAGACGGTATTCACTTTCAAGGACATCAGCTACTTTGTTCGACACGAAGGGAAAGACCTTCAGCTCCTTCGCGGAGTCTCGGGCTACGTCAAGCCCGGTCAGCTGGTCGCGCTAATGGGTAGCTCCGGTGCTGGCAAGACGACTTTGATGGACGTTTTGGCACAGAGGAAAGACAGCGGCACGATCGAAGGCAGCATCATGGTCAATGGCAAGCCGCAAGGTATCAGCTTCCAGCGGACAACGGGCTACTGCGAGCAGAATGACGTTCACGAGCCCACTGCTACAGTCTGGGAGAGTCTTTTGTTCTCGGCACGGCTGCGACAGAGCCACAAGATTCCAGATGAAGAGAAGCAGGACTATGTTCGAGGCATCATGGAATTACTCGAGCTGACACCTCTTCAGCACGCCATTGTTGGAA CGCCTGGCGGGGGCCTCTCTATCGAGCAGCGGAAGCGTCTCACACTCGCAACGGAACTCGTGGCCAAGCCTTCTCTCCTTTTCCTCGACGAACCGACTTCCGGCTTGGATGGCCAGTCTGCTTACGAGATCTGTCGCTTCATGCGCAGGCTCGCAGCATCTGGACAGACCATTATTTGCACCATTCACCAGCCATCTGCAACTCTCTTCGATGCATTCGATGTGCTTCTCCTCTTGGCCCGCGGAGGACGTACGACTTACTTCGGACCCACCGGCAGAAAGTCAGCTACAGTGATCGATTACTTCGCACGCAATGGTGCCGCTTGCCCACCGCATGCGAATCCCGCTGAGCACATAGTCGATGTCGTGCAAGGCCGTTTTGGTACTGAGATCGATTGGCCGCAGACATGGCTTGATTCTCCAGAGAGACAAGCGGCTATCACGGAACTTGATGCTCTCAACCTCAATgttgaggagaagaaggactcTGAGCCATCAACAACGGCCGAGGCCGTCGATGAGGATCAGCTTGCTGGATTCGCTACCCCAGTCGCGTACCAGGTCTATCTCGTCACAAGCCGACAACTGGTCGCGCTGTGGCGCAACCCTGATTACGTCTGGAACAAGATTGGACTGCACATCACCAACGGACTCTTCGGAGGTTTCACTTATTGGATGCTGGGTGACGGTACCTTTGACCTTCAACTCAGGCTCATGGCTGTCTTCAACTTCGTATTTGTTGCCCCTGGATGCATCAACCAGCTGCAGCCGCTCTTCATTCGGAACCGCGACGTCTTCGAGACTCGCGAGAAGAAGTCTAAGACTTACCATTGGTTTGCCTTTGTGGCGGCTCAATTGCTGTCAGAGACGCCTGTGCTGATTGTTTGCGGAACACTGGCGTTTGTCACCTGGTATTTCACGGTTGGCTTCCCCACAGAAGCAAGGATTTCCGGACAGGTCTACCTCCAAATGATCC TCTATGAGTTCTTGTACACTTCACTGGGACAAGCCATTGCCGCTTACAGTCCCAACGCCTACTTCGCCGCGCTGGCCAACCCCATCATCATCGGCGCGGGTCTCATCAACTTCTGTGGTGTGGTTGTTCCGTACTCGCAGATCACGGCTTTTTGGAGATACTGGCTCTACTGGCTCGATCCATTCACCTACCTCATCCAAGGAATGCTGGAGCCTGTGGTCTGGGATGTCAAGGTTCACTGCAAGCCAAACGAGTTGACGCATATTCCACTTCCAGGTAATAGCACCTGTGGGGAGTACCTCGCCGATTTTCTCTCTTCTGAGCCGGGCTACGTTGCCGATCCGGGAAATAGCACCATGTGTGCGTACTGTCCCTACAGCACTGGAGCGGACTACATGAGAACCATGAACATCAATGATTCCAGCTACGGGTGGAGAGGA GTCGGCATCACAGCGCTCTTTTGCGTTTCGTCTTACGCCCTCGTCTTTCTGATGATGAAATTGCGGACCAAGACCACGAAAACCGCGAGCTGA
- a CDS encoding C6 zinc finger domain-containing protein: protein MQSNSKFGGKIPKACEPCRRRKIKCSGHKPCRQCENKPSDCVYRLKPRVRLSSKRAAVTVANAETGHGVSTPGSDRVRRDEAASQRSAEELQQHVAQTEVYHSVAAAHHAPKSTDSSQLFYGPSSNSAFLQQIHRGLLSGQYGQSHARDVQEGGPGLDMFMQRNIFFGMPLKINVEPAQPASCPVSLLQAEEFVLHFKTTHLSSLPFFTPSELDDMVPTLFNYTPETTFQPQRKTVFLAALALGALGTSQTDAAESLFIHAKKEAAIYEDSVTLPMIQFSILMAHYQLNMGRPNSAYLHSGIATRKALSMGLHAGTTSAISRKEEVQGRLVTLWSLYFLEIWLSLVVGRRSSMQKSDFESCPYPDGQPTLMALCQFANILEEAIESIYNKRTDSLRQLYGKAEKLYGHVRQYGEKWGLGTAASVQRVDAWNPETSLLLHNVYFHVVLLIFRPFLIAEAALQSGEGSGGIGDIWLRQACRHATDAAQDALAFTWNMLRGPEECNTRRYHAFFIESSCAVLLYDSLRHPAKHPHNLEFIQMAISCLRSLVGDDPVTNAIHSIKRIVWAVEQSINAAKSTGAFLDVASADSSPSWTDDRLPTNIQFPSLEENRATTSDDLIFFSNRAYRPQPEPITEYSMPMSGSVGNPFPDLNFDVLTTDLFNFFPVEMNSGPTGHGGA from the exons ATGCAGTCTAACAGCAAATTCGGAGGGAAGATTCCCAAGGCGTGCGAACCATGCCGCAGGCGCAAGATCAAGTGTTCCGGTCACAAACCCTGTCGGCAATGTGAGAACAAGCCATCCGATTGCGTGTATCGTCTCAAACCGCGCGTGAGATTGTCATCGAAGCGGGCCGCGGTGACGGTAGCGAATGCCGAGACTGGCCACGGCGTATCCACCCCGGGCTCTGATCGGGTTCGCCGGGACGAAGCTGCTTCTCAACGTTCAGCAGAAGAACTCCAGCAACATGTAGCACAAACTGAAGTCTATCACAGCGTTGCCGCAGCTCACCATGCACCAAAGTCTACCGACAGTTCACAACTCTTCTACGGACCTTCTTCGAATTCTGCTTTCCTGCAACAGATTCATCGAGGTCTGCTTTCTGGTCAGTATGGCCAGAGCCATGCCAGAGATGTCCAAGAGGGAGGACCGGGGCTGGACATGTTCATGCAGAGAAACATCTTCTTTGGCATGCCACTGAAGATCAACGTCGAGCCTGCTCAACCTGCGAGCTGCCCGGTGTCCCTGTTACAGGCAGAAGAGTTCGTTTTGCACTTCAAGACAACTCACTTGTCATCTTTACCTTTCTTCACCCCGTCCGAGCTTGACGATATGGTTCCGACTTTATTCAACTATACCCCAGAAACAACTTTTCAGCCACAAAGAAAGACGGTGTTTCTTGCAGCTCTGGCGTTAGGGGCATTGGGCACTTCACAGACCGACGCTGCAGAATCATTGTTTATCCACGCCAAAAAGGAAGCAGCGATTTACGAGGACTCTGTCACATTACCAATGATACAGTTTTCTATTCTTATGGCTCATTATCAGCTGAACATGGGTCGTCCCAATTCCGCTTACTTACATAGCGGCATCGCAACGCGAAAAGCCCTGTCCATGGGTCTGCACGCAGGGACCACAAGTGCAATTTCGAGAAAGGAAGAAGTTCAGGGGAGACTGGTGACGCTATGGTCTCTTTACTTCTTGGAAAT TTGGCTCAGCTTGGTGGTCGGACGGCGCAGTTCGATGCAGAAGTCCGACTTCGAATCTTGCCCCTATCCGGACGGACAACCAACGTTGATGGCACTCTGCCAATTCGCCAACATTCTTGAAGAAGCGATTGAGTCGATATACAACAAACGCACCGACTCCCTGCGTCAATTGTACGGAAAAGCCGAGAAGCTGTATGGTCACGTCAGGCAATACGGTGAGAAGTGGGGTTTGGGTACAGCAGCTTCCGTACAACGGGTAGACGCATGGAATCCTGAAACTAGTCTTCTTCTTCACAACG TGTACTTCCATGTTGTTCTTCTCATCTTCCGCCCTTTTCTTATTGCCGAAGCTGCCCTGCAATCTGGAGAAGGTTCCGGCGGGATAGGCGATATCTGGCTTCGGCAAGCTTGCCGACACGCCACAGATGCTGCACAGGATGCACTCGCTTTCACCTGGAACATGCTTCGGGGCCCCGAGGAATGCAAC ACACGGCGATATCATGCATTCTTCATCGAGTCCTCCTGCGCTGTTCTGTTATACGACAGCTTACGCCATCCGGCAAAGCACCCTCACAACTTGGAGTTCATTCAGATGGCAATATCTTGTTTGCGCTCATTAGTGGGAGACGATCCAGTGACGAACGCCATACATTCCATCAAGCGCATCGTGTGGGCTGTGGAACAATCCATCAACGCGGCCAAGTCCACAGGCGCGTTCTTGGACGTCGCTTCTGCCGACTCGTCACCCTCATGGACCGATGATCGCCTACCGACCAACATACAGTTTCCATCCTTAGAGGAGAATAGGGCTACAACGTCGGATGATTTGATCTTCTTCAGCAACAGAGCTTACCGGCCACAACCTGAACCCATCACAGAGTACAGCATGCCGATGTCAGGCTCGGTGGGGAACCCATTCCCTGACTTGAACTTTGATGTGCTCACGACAGATCTGTTTAACTTCTTCCCAGTCGAGATGAATTCGGGGCCTACTGGACACGGAGGAGCATAG
- a CDS encoding nicotinate-nucleotide diphosphorylase — translation MSTSWKPQYRHTPPCQQQRKDEYLGMSPDIFGLVAGISVALLLAAMFLFPMYYMERHEQRGDKKKSQRTLLRSKGNGSYGDAMSFDITIGATRITHSQGYPSTKSELKAAETLINGLATLLNQSLKSGTPGMDDPSPPTTSCPSMPREQGRSTPLSPPCVCSSSRSPKGEESASEPSKVGQDVDEPSRKPDSDGGLSNVLAKKLACPFYQHDPDGQFRKTYCTGPGFSSVDEVRQQRKFLRRRIHGTQEQQWRAIYGILFPVEPSEDMPSPYFEDAPLNTDISDKKEESVNNAQQQQHFRLQLPHVLDRRLVENPTNSESETPTADSTTRNRRGENGDGATVDVVRGAQKELYRNFRPIRQLTIEDFYDSAPLSPGAPADETANPAQPDESRERHHSHDSSDFGVLTESSRSGSIQSSGFVYASDEFSKTAPTEAGNGNNVNESEPWRLTFESASLTNSLLSLNRRTVFLPDPKPTPYLRLAAYYTTSPSKRSSRTNPSTPPHLTMEDVPLEHGSPEHLLPPSWKTMVTAWLAEDTPSFDYGGFVVGAAPRTATLWGKSGGIVAGRPFVDEVFAQCGCTVEWHVKEGSHVELRGHGDHNTKGKMRVATVSGPTRGILLGERVALNTLARCSGVASMTRGMLVNLRAAGYAGVLAGTRKTTPGFRLVEKYGMLVGGADAHRHDLSSMIMLKDNHVWSKGSITNAVKAAKSVGGFSLKVEVEVQSEEEADEAIAAGADVVMLDNFTGEGVKIAAKSLKEKWAGKKYFLVEVSGGLTLENVENYVCNDVDIVSTSAIHQGVPHVDFSLKVEH, via the exons ATGTCCACGTCTTGGAAACCTCAGTACCGCCATACCCCTCCTTGCCAACAGCAGCGCAAAGATGAGTATCTCGGCATGTCCCCCGACATCTTTGGCCTCGTGGCTGGGATATCTGTTGCGTTACTCCTAGCAGCTATGTTCCTTTTTCCAATGTACTACATGGAGAGGCACGAGCAGCGCGGCGATAAGAAAAAGAGCCAAAGGACACTGCTGCGTTCTAAAGGAAATGGCAGTTACGGAG ATGCCATGTCCTTTGACATCACAATTGGTGCCACGAGAATCACCCACTCTCAAGGTTACCCAAGCACCAAATCAGAATTGAAGGCAGCCGAAACCCTAATCAACGGGCTCGCCACCTTGCTGAACCAGAGTCTCAAATCTGGTACACCTGGAATGGACGACCCGTCTCCACCTACGACTTCCTGTCCATCTATGCCGCGGGAGCAGGGACGTTCGACGCCTCTCTCACCACCTTGTGTGTGCAGCTCTTCGAGATCCCCCAAGGGTGAGGAATCGGCATCCGAACCCTCCAAGGTTGGTCAAGACGTAGATGAGCCGTCTCGGAAGCCAGACTCTGATGGCGGTCTCTCAAATGTGCTGGCCAAGAAGCTTGCTTGCCCGTTCTATCAACACGATCCCGACGGACAATTCCGAAAGACCTACTGTACAGGGCCTGGATTTTCCAGCGTGGATGAAGTCAG ACAGCAGAGAAAGTTTCTGCGAAGACGAATCCATGGAACCCAAGAACAGCAGTGGCGTGCCATCTACGGTATCCTATTCCCTGTTGAGCCGAGCGAAGACATGCCGTCTCCGT ACTTTGAAGACGCCCCATTGAACACCGATATCAGTGACAAGAAAGAAGAGAGTGTCAACAATgcgcagcaacagcagcactTCCGCCTCCAGCTTCCACACGTCCTGGACCGACGCTTGGTCGAGAACCCAACCAATTCGGAATCGGAAACTCCGACAGCGGATTCGACGACACGGAACCGACGCGGGGAGAACGGGGACGGGGCCACCGTCGACGTGGTACGGGGCGCCCAGAAGGAACTGTACCGGAACTTCCGTCCCATCCGACAACTAACCATTGAGGACTTCTACGACTCTGCGCCGCTGTCACCTGGTGCCCCGGCCGACGAGACTGCAAACCCGGCCCAGCCAGACGAGTCGAGAGAGCGGCATCATTCGCATGATAGTTCTGACTTTGGGGTGCTGACCGAGTCTTCTAGGTCTGGGTCTATTCAGTCAAGCGGGTTTGTGTACGCGTCTGACGAGTTTTCT AAGACGGCACCGACAGAAGCCGGCAACGGCAACAACGTCAACGAATCCGAACCGTGGCGATTAACCTTTGAGTCTGCTAGTCTTACAAATTCTCTCCTTTCTCTCAATCGCCGAACCGTCTTCCTCCCGGACCCCAAACCGACTCCATATCTTCGCCTTGCCGCCTACTACACGACATCACCGTCTAAGCGATCGAGCCGAACGAACCCCTCCACACCTCCGCACCTCACAATGGAAGACGTCCCCCTCGAGCACGGCTCCCCGGAGCACCTCCTCCCGCCCAGCTGGAAGACAATGGTAACAGCCTGGCTCGCCGAAGACACCCCCTCCTTCGACTACGGCGGCTTCGTCGTCGGCGCCGCCCCGCGCACCGCAACCCTCTGGGGCAAATCAGGCGGCATCGTCGCCGGCCGGCCCTTTGTCGACGAGGTCTTTGCGCAGTGCGGCTGCACCGTCGAGTGGCACGTCAAGGAGGGCTCCCACGTCGAGCTCCGCGGCCACGGAGACCATAACACAAAGGGCAAGATGCGCGTCGCGACCGTCTCGGGCCCCACGCGCGGGATCCTGTTGGGGGAGCGGGTGGCGCTGAACACGCTTGCGCGGTGCTCTGGCGTGGCGAGCATGACGAGGGGTATGCTGGTGAATTTGAGGGCGGCCGGGTATGCTGGTGTGCTGGCGGGTACGCGCAAGACGACGCCTGGGTTCCGGTTGGTGGAGAAGTACGGTATGCTTGTGGGCGGTGCGGACGCGCATAGGCATGATTTGAGTTCGATGATTATGTTGAAGGATAATCACGTCTGGAGCAAGGGGAGCATCACGAATGCGGTCAAGGCGGCCAAGAGCGTGGGCGGCTTCAGTTTGAAGGTCGAGGTTGAGGTGCAgagcgaggaggaggcggacGAGGCGATTGCGGCCGGGGCGGATGTTGTCATGCTGGATAactttacgggcgagggggtTAAGATTGCGGCCAAGAGCTTGAAGGAGAAGTGGGCGGGGAAGAAGTACTTCTTGGTCGAGGTCTCTGGTGGGTTGACGTTGGAAAACGTTGAGAACTATGTGTGTAATG ACGTTGATATTGTTTCGACGAGTGCCATTCACCAGGGCGTACCACACGTGGATTTCTCACTCAAGGTTGAGCACTAG